Proteins encoded by one window of Pseudochaenichthys georgianus chromosome 9, fPseGeo1.2, whole genome shotgun sequence:
- the LOC117452279 gene encoding zinc-binding protein A33-like: MAEKTALFESFLSCHVCSETFRDPVSLSCNHSFCSSCLQRFWEQSKNKNCPICKRKSTKDELAVNLTLKELADSFDERQTNGSPETEKGKEEEEVVCSKHPEVPYWFCKDEDRAVCPVCEFSLHHSHKVVPVEQAVSELKDLLKSDLESLQDKRDKYKRVEKTYNEVTQVSKKQLLSTERQIRAEFNKLHQFLKEEEESRLAALKEEEEQKGKTIIREMKSIQEHLSSLSHSISAVEDELQKHNGPFLSSYKATQSRVQSSLSDPQLLSGALTDVAKHLGNLSFRVWEKMKDQVHFSPVILDPNTASCWLSLSDDLSSVRRGDTPQQLPDNPERFTKYADVLGSEGFSSGKHSWEVEVGEHPVWNIGLTKESADRKGNTFVSSEYGIWCLSHRSGKYSNGDGETVRVEKNLQRIRVQLDYDRGEVSFYDPEDMTPICTHRDTFTEKLFPWFSIGKAGDAKTADVKICPTENPLRCSGSVVRSE, from the coding sequence ATGGCTGAGAAAACCGCTCTTTTTGAAAGTTTCCTGAGCTGCCATGTGTGTTCAGAGACTTTCAGAgatcctgtgtctctgagctgcAACCACAGCTTCTGTTCGAGCTGCCTGCAGAGATTCTGGGAACAAAGTAAGAACAAAAACTGTCCCATTTGTAAGAGAAAGTCCACAAAAGACGAACTGGCAGTGAATTTAACTCTGAAGGAGCTGGCTGACTCCTTTGATGAGAGGCAGACAAACGGTTCACCTGAGACAGAAAAAggaaaggaggaagaggaggtggtGTGTAGTAAACATCCAGAAGTCCCTTATTGGTTCTGTAAGGATGAAGATAGAGCTGTGTGTCCTGTCTGTGAGTTTTCTCTCCACCACAGTCACAAGGTGGTTCCTGTAGAACAAGCAGTCAGTGAGCTGAAGGACCTGCTGAAATCTGACTTAGAGTCTCTGCAGGACAAGAGGGACAAATACAAACGAGTGGAGAAAACTTACAATGAAGTGACTCAAGTGTCCAAGAAGCAGCTGCTGTCCACAGAGAGGCAGATCAGAGCAGAGTTCAACAAGCTCCATCAGTTCctgaaagaggaagaggagtccagaCTGGCAGCTctgaaggaggaagaggagcagaagGGGAAGACTATCATCAGAGAGATGAAGAGCATTCAGGAGCACCTCTCCTCTCTGTCACACAGTATCTCTGCTGTTGAAGACGAGCTGCAGAAACACAACGGGCCCTTCCTCAGCAGTTACAAAGCCACTCAGAGCAGAGTCCAGAGCTCACTGTCAGACCCACAGCTGCTCTCCGGAGCACTGACAGATGTGGCCAAACACCTGGGCAACCTGTCCTTCAGAGTCTGGGAGAAGATGAAGGACCAGGTCCACTTCAGTCCTGTCATTCTGGACCCAAACACTGCAAGCTGCTGGCTCTCTCTGTCTGATGATCTGAGCAGTGTGAGACGTGGAGACACACCTCAGCAGCTTCCTGATAATCCAGAGAGATTCACGAAGTATGCTGATGTTCTGGGCTCTGAGGGCTTCAGCTCAGGGAAACACAgctgggaggtggaggtgggggAGCATCCTGTCTGGAATATAGGTTTGACTAAAGAGTCAGCTGACAGGAAGGGAAATACATTCGTCTCATCAGAATATGGAATCTGGTGTTTATCACATCGCAGTGGAAAATACTCTAATGGTGACGGTGAGACTGTCAGAGTGGAGAAGAATCTCCAGAGGATCAGAGTCCAGCTGGACTATGACAGGGGGGAGGTGTCCTTCTACGACCCTGAGGACATGACGCCCATCTGCACTCACAGAGACACTTTCACTGAGAAACTCTTCCCATGGTTCAGTATTGGAAAAGCTGGTGATGCTAAAACTGCTGATGTCAAAATCTGTCCAACTGAGAATCCTCTGAGATGCTCAGGTAGTGTGGTGAGGTCTGAGTGA